From Pseudomonadota bacterium, a single genomic window includes:
- a CDS encoding NAD(P)/FAD-dependent oxidoreductase — MKPSTLRIGRRYRPTRLADRYDAVVIGSGMGGLTVAALLSELGQRVCVLEQHYTAGGYTHSYERNGYEWDVGVHYIGDVGAPTRTRKMFDFLSSGTLQWAPMDEEYDRFFVGDKVFCAKAGREAFRDNLIEQFPEEVDAIDRYLALLRQVGSGLSAFTMGRMLAPWQKTLASPLLKWKTPSVMFRNTYEVLSELTENPDLIATLCGQWGDMGLPPKQSAFMVHAMIARHYLYGGFYPVGGSWRIAESVIPRIQAGGGEVFTYARVDEIVVSGQHVSGVRMADGHVIECSTVISSAGVLNTFAHLLNPDVAAGMGYDRKLDSVSPSFAHLGVYIGLKGSAEELKLPKTNFWIYPSNDYDADVERFVADREAEFPVVYISFPSAKDPDYASRHPGTSTIEIVAPAPYEWFAQWEEKTWGKRGEDYETFKAALGERLMAHLYDKLPHLKGKVDYYEVSTPLSTNWFAGYQKGELYGLAHSSERLKQDWLRPQTPIKGLWLTGQDILTCGVTGAMMSGLMTTTAMMGPRRMTPLMKQIFGAEAQPAPN, encoded by the coding sequence ATGAAACCCTCAACCCTACGAATCGGCCGCCGTTACCGTCCAACCCGCCTTGCTGATCGCTATGACGCTGTGGTTATCGGGTCCGGCATGGGCGGGCTAACTGTCGCCGCCCTGTTGAGCGAGCTGGGTCAGCGAGTTTGCGTGCTCGAACAGCACTACACCGCTGGCGGCTATACACATTCTTACGAGCGCAACGGTTACGAATGGGACGTCGGCGTTCACTATATCGGTGACGTCGGCGCACCGACCCGTACCCGGAAGATGTTTGATTTTCTCAGCAGCGGAACCCTCCAGTGGGCGCCGATGGATGAAGAATACGATCGATTTTTTGTCGGCGATAAGGTGTTCTGCGCCAAGGCGGGACGGGAGGCCTTTCGCGATAATCTCATCGAACAGTTTCCTGAGGAGGTCGACGCCATCGATCGCTACCTGGCGCTCCTGCGTCAGGTTGGAAGCGGCCTGTCGGCTTTCACCATGGGGCGGATGCTGGCGCCCTGGCAAAAGACCCTGGCTTCACCTTTGCTGAAATGGAAAACTCCGTCGGTGATGTTTCGCAATACCTACGAGGTGTTGTCGGAGCTCACGGAGAACCCCGATCTGATCGCCACTCTGTGCGGCCAGTGGGGGGACATGGGTCTGCCGCCAAAACAGTCGGCGTTTATGGTGCACGCAATGATCGCGCGCCACTACCTGTATGGCGGGTTTTATCCGGTCGGCGGCTCGTGGCGGATTGCCGAGTCCGTCATTCCGCGTATTCAGGCGGGCGGCGGCGAGGTATTTACCTATGCGAGGGTCGATGAGATTGTGGTGTCGGGGCAGCACGTCTCCGGTGTGCGCATGGCCGATGGCCATGTGATCGAGTGTTCCACCGTGATCTCCTCAGCCGGCGTTCTCAATACGTTTGCTCATTTGCTCAACCCGGACGTTGCGGCAGGGATGGGCTATGACCGGAAACTTGACAGCGTTTCCCCGAGTTTCGCCCATCTGGGGGTTTATATCGGGCTTAAGGGAAGTGCGGAGGAGCTCAAGCTCCCCAAAACCAATTTCTGGATCTATCCGAGCAACGACTACGATGCGGATGTCGAGCGTTTTGTGGCCGACCGCGAAGCTGAGTTTCCGGTGGTCTATATCTCGTTTCCGTCAGCGAAAGACCCGGACTATGCGAGCCGCCATCCCGGTACGTCGACCATCGAGATTGTCGCGCCGGCGCCTTATGAGTGGTTCGCTCAGTGGGAGGAAAAGACCTGGGGCAAGCGCGGTGAGGACTACGAGACCTTCAAGGCCGCGCTGGGGGAACGGCTGATGGCTCACCTGTATGACAAGCTCCCGCACCTCAAGGGCAAGGTGGACTACTACGAGGTCTCCACGCCGCTATCCACCAACTGGTTCGCTGGCTATCAGAAGGGGGAGCTCTATGGGCTTGCGCACAGCAGCGAACGACTCAAGCAAGACTGGCTCCGGCCGCAAACCCCCATCAAAGGCCTGTGGCTCACGGGCCAGGATATTCTCACGTGTGGCGTTACCGGCGCCATGATGTCGGGGCTGATGACAACCACCGCCATGATGGGCCCCCGTCGAATGACGCCGCTGATGAAGCAGATTTTTGGTGCCGAGGCGCAGCCCGCGCCCAACTAG
- a CDS encoding MBL fold metallo-hydrolase, giving the protein MNYPVDTKCRPQVTGIFDEATHTVTYLITDPATKRCAIIDSVADFDFESGRLSFDHADALIRDIERQGLELDWIIETHVHADHLSAAPYLKTRLGGKIGISGKIIEIQHTFGEVFHEGNDFRRDGSQFDALFSDGDTYQVGSLQGLAMATPGHTPACMVHVIGNAAFVGDTLFMPDSGSARADFPGGDAGELYDSIQKVLALPDEMRLFICHDYGPNGREVSWETTVAEQKARNIHVGGGRTREAFIHLRTERDAKLNVPRLIIPSLQVNMRAGEIPTDVGGNLMLKLPINGL; this is encoded by the coding sequence ATCAATTACCCCGTTGACACGAAGTGCCGTCCGCAGGTCACGGGCATTTTTGATGAAGCTACCCATACCGTCACCTACCTGATTACGGACCCTGCCACAAAGCGGTGCGCGATCATCGACAGCGTCGCGGACTTTGACTTTGAATCGGGACGCCTAAGCTTCGATCATGCCGATGCTCTTATCCGCGATATTGAGCGGCAGGGGCTGGAACTGGACTGGATTATCGAGACCCATGTCCACGCCGATCATCTCAGCGCTGCTCCCTACCTGAAGACCAGGCTGGGCGGGAAAATTGGGATCAGTGGAAAGATCATTGAAATTCAGCATACCTTTGGCGAAGTCTTCCATGAAGGAAATGATTTCAGGCGAGACGGCTCGCAGTTCGACGCATTGTTCAGCGATGGCGATACCTATCAAGTCGGCAGCCTCCAGGGTCTCGCCATGGCGACGCCAGGCCATACGCCCGCCTGTATGGTGCACGTTATCGGTAACGCCGCATTTGTCGGCGACACGCTGTTCATGCCCGACAGCGGCTCAGCGCGAGCGGACTTTCCGGGCGGCGATGCCGGCGAGCTCTACGACAGCATCCAAAAGGTGCTGGCGCTCCCCGATGAGATGCGGCTGTTTATCTGCCATGACTACGGCCCAAACGGACGAGAGGTCAGCTGGGAAACGACGGTGGCCGAACAGAAGGCGCGAAATATCCACGTCGGTGGCGGCAGGACGCGCGAAGCGTTTATTCATTTGAGGACTGAGCGCGATGCGAAGCTCAACGTGCCTCGACTGATTATTCCCTCGCTGCAGGTGAACATGCGGGCCGGCGAGATCCCGACCGACGTCGGCGGGAATCTGATGCTGAAGCTGCCCATCAACGGGCTTTGA
- a CDS encoding DUF3604 domain-containing protein, translating to MGGKSAAAANHRYVIVRPIVSFAAPKAHLSRLARLAFVGLVVTSCAAQNPAEVVSDRSDVNPTSGWSITYSEPRAPCAKRNRTRNAYFGDLHIHTAFSYDARPIGTETTPDDAYRFARGEPIPIPPYDDQGNPAGFQRLRVPLDFAAVTDHSEFFGDMKLCFDEESPVYDQPVCHLFRVGEATGMRPFARIVNMPEPSRMVEICGEDGKGCNAAGRELWRQTVEMADAAYDRTSACTFTSFVAYEYTGTPSANNLHRNVIFRNSQVPAQPISYIEAPSDQGLWQQLNQRCLKEIDACDVLAIPHNSNLSAGAMFPSYVGNFESVETARDKARLRNAMEPVMEVFQHKGNSECFNGLPDILGAPDELCEMEQVLKLGRENPTGRVAPIVDFCEDQEIGQRGFMRVGCISKNDFYRSVLLTGMQDKAVIGINTYKLGVIASTDTHMSLSGDTAEASWSGHLAPEVELTDRLTQVDFFVRSLDANPGGLAGVWAVENSRDAIFDALRRREVFGTTGSRIRPRLFGGWEFDADSCELADRAARGYRYGVPMGSDLPPGPKGSAPRLLVYGFHDPNSALLQKLQVIKGWVDGEQRSRYAVIDVVGPPTHSGPSGEIDLETGEWRGPGSESLCTVFVDPNFDPALPAYYYLRAVEVPTLRWSWRACVALPESQRPDECRNAAPKTIQEMAWTSPIWYLPPPEQ from the coding sequence ATGGGCGGAAAAAGTGCCGCGGCAGCAAACCACCGCTATGTTATCGTCCGCCCAATCGTGTCGTTCGCAGCGCCAAAAGCTCACCTTTCCCGCCTGGCCAGGCTGGCGTTTGTCGGACTAGTCGTGACATCCTGCGCAGCACAAAATCCCGCCGAAGTGGTGTCCGATCGGTCCGACGTGAACCCAACGAGCGGCTGGAGCATCACGTACAGCGAGCCTCGAGCCCCCTGCGCTAAGCGTAATCGGACCCGCAACGCCTACTTCGGCGACCTGCATATTCATACGGCATTCTCCTACGACGCCCGGCCGATCGGCACCGAAACCACACCCGATGACGCCTATCGTTTTGCCAGGGGAGAACCGATTCCGATTCCGCCCTACGACGATCAAGGCAACCCGGCAGGATTCCAGCGGCTGAGGGTGCCGCTGGACTTTGCGGCGGTCACGGATCATTCGGAGTTCTTTGGCGATATGAAGCTGTGTTTCGACGAGGAAAGCCCCGTCTACGACCAGCCGGTCTGCCACCTGTTTCGCGTGGGAGAAGCGACGGGCATGCGCCCTTTCGCGCGCATCGTCAATATGCCTGAACCGAGCCGCATGGTTGAGATCTGCGGGGAAGACGGCAAAGGCTGCAACGCCGCCGGCAGGGAGCTATGGCGCCAAACCGTAGAGATGGCTGACGCCGCCTACGACCGAACGTCGGCCTGTACCTTCACCAGTTTTGTCGCCTATGAATACACCGGCACACCCAGCGCGAACAATCTTCATCGCAACGTGATTTTCCGCAACAGCCAGGTCCCTGCGCAGCCGATCTCCTATATCGAAGCGCCTTCGGATCAAGGGCTTTGGCAGCAGCTCAACCAACGTTGCCTCAAGGAAATCGACGCCTGTGACGTGCTCGCGATCCCGCACAATTCGAACCTCAGCGCCGGCGCCATGTTTCCGTCGTACGTCGGCAACTTCGAATCGGTGGAGACAGCGCGGGACAAAGCTCGCCTGCGCAACGCCATGGAACCGGTGATGGAAGTGTTCCAGCACAAGGGCAACTCGGAATGCTTCAACGGGTTGCCCGATATTCTCGGTGCGCCGGACGAGCTTTGCGAGATGGAGCAGGTGCTGAAACTCGGGCGGGAAAATCCGACGGGCCGCGTTGCGCCGATCGTCGATTTCTGCGAGGACCAGGAAATCGGTCAGCGCGGCTTTATGCGGGTCGGCTGCATCTCAAAGAACGACTTTTACCGCAGCGTTTTGCTGACCGGTATGCAGGATAAAGCGGTAATCGGCATCAACACCTACAAGCTCGGCGTGATCGCGTCGACCGACACACACATGTCGCTGTCCGGCGATACCGCTGAAGCCAGCTGGTCAGGGCATCTGGCCCCGGAGGTAGAGCTGACCGACCGACTGACCCAGGTCGATTTTTTTGTGCGCAGCCTCGACGCCAATCCCGGCGGGCTGGCGGGAGTCTGGGCGGTCGAAAACTCCCGGGACGCCATCTTCGACGCCCTGCGCCGGCGTGAGGTGTTCGGCACCACCGGCAGCCGAATCAGACCCCGGCTGTTTGGCGGCTGGGAGTTTGACGCGGACAGCTGCGAGCTCGCTGACCGGGCGGCACGTGGATACAGGTATGGCGTGCCGATGGGCAGCGACCTGCCGCCGGGACCCAAAGGGTCAGCACCGAGGCTGCTCGTCTATGGCTTTCACGACCCGAACAGCGCACTCCTGCAAAAACTGCAGGTGATCAAAGGCTGGGTAGACGGCGAGCAGCGTTCTCGCTACGCGGTCATCGACGTAGTCGGCCCGCCCACCCACTCAGGGCCCAGCGGAGAGATTGACCTTGAAACAGGCGAATGGCGCGGCCCGGGATCAGAGAGCCTGTGTACGGTTTTTGTTGACCCCAACTTCGATCCGGCGCTTCCGGCCTACTATTACCTGCGAGCGGTTGAGGTGCCTACGCTGCGCTGGAGCTGGCGGGCGTGTGTCGCGCTCCCCGAGAGCCAGCGCCCAGACGAATGCCGTAACGCTGCGCCGAAGACCATTCAGGAGATGGCCTGGACGTCGCCGATCTGGTACCTGCCGCCGCCTGAGCAGTGA